A single window of Eucalyptus grandis isolate ANBG69807.140 chromosome 1, ASM1654582v1, whole genome shotgun sequence DNA harbors:
- the LOC104441254 gene encoding uncharacterized protein LOC104441254: MAEKEGAIVKKGHEEGLKMAISLLQKFELPQGLLPLANVVEVGFVESTGYMWIVQQKKVEHQFKMISKLVSYDTEVKGYVEKGTIKKLKGVKAKELMLWPPVSEITADSPARKVHFKSLAGITKSFPVEAFAAGQ; the protein is encoded by the coding sequence ATGGCAGAGAAGGAAGGAGCCATCGTGAAGAAGGGCCATGAGGAGGGGCTCAAAATGGCAATCTCTCTCCTACAGAAATTTGAACTCCCTCAGGGGCTCCTCCCACTGGCCAATGTGGTGGAGGTTGGGTTTGTGGAGAGCACCGGGTACATGTGGATTGTTCAGCAAAAGAAGGTTGAGCATCAGTTCAAGATGATAAGCAAGCTGGTGAGCTACGACACCGAGGTCAAGGGCTACGTCGAGAAAGGCACGATCAAGAAGCTCAAGGGTGTGAAGGCCAAGGAGCTCATGCTGTGGCCGCCGGTGTCAGAAATCACTGCTGACTCGCCGGCCAGGAAGGTCCACTTCAAGAGCCTCGCCGGGATTACCAAGAGCTTCCCTGTCGAGGCATTTGCCGCTGGCCAGTGA